The DNA region TAAAAACAGCAACAACAGTGAACATTGAATATGAGGATTTGACCAAAGCTGACAATTCAAACATTAGCAATCATCAAGCCATCAATCTATTTAGGATAAGCCAAGAATTAATAAATAATTCATTGAAACATGCTGAAGCCAAAAACATTCGAATCACGCTTTCAGAATTTGATGAATTCATTTCGTTATACTATTTTGATGATGGTAAAGGTTTTGATTTAGATACTGTAAAACTAGGTTCCGGAATAATCAACATCAAAGAACGAGTAGAAATTTGCAATGGTACAATACTCATAAATGCATCAGCTGGAAATACAATCTTTGAAATAGAATTACCCATAGAATTATGAAATAAGTAGGACCAAAATGGTCATTATTGAAAATCATTAAATAGCTACAAATGAAAGAAATCAAATTAATAATAGCAGATGACCATGAACTTTTTAGAAATGGTCTTGCCGAGTTATTACGTAAGCATGACGAGATAAAAATTGTACAAAGTGTAGCTGATGGTATCGAATTTATGAAACTCATAAATAGTTCATGCGAGGCTGATATTGTATTGCTAGACATTACGATGCCTAATATGGATGGTTTCGAGGTTTTAAAAGAATTAAAAAACATAAATGCCAATATAAAACCTATTGTTATTTCTATGCACAACGATGGTAATTATATTGCAAAATGTGCCAAAATGGGAGCTCACGGATATCTTTTGAAAAACACAGATGAATCAGAATTAATTCTAGCTATAAGAAGCGTTAGCAAAGGGAAGAAATATTTTAGTGCCGAAATCTCTGAAAAAATGATCAACTTTATGTCAAATCAAAGTATCAGTGAAAATATTTTATCCAATAAAGAAACCGAAGTTTTAGGTCTAATTGCTAAAGGCTTAACCACAAAAGAAATAGCCACAAAATTATTTGTAAGTTCTCGTACCATTGAAACCCACAGAGCTAATATTTTAAAAAAATTAGAAGTAAAAAACACTGCCGAGTTGATTAAAAAAGCAGCAAAAATGAATCTAATCTAAAATAGCTGTTATAAAAATCCGTATAAATACGGATACAAATTGGGTAAATTCACATAATTCTAAAAGCCTATTACTGAATGTAAATTTGTAAAAAACATTAAAAGTAATAGTCATGAAAAAATTAGTCTTGATTTTAGGATTTTTAGTTATCTCTTTAAGTGCATCTGCTCAAGAGCAAACAGAAGTAAAACGCAATGATTTAAAAGGTCCTGCTTTTAAAAATTATCAATCTTGGTTGCACAATGCGGTTCCAACTAAAATATATACCGTAAATAATAAAAAAACACTACAAGGACCTGAATATAAAAACCAACAAGTAGGTAAAGAAACCTATGCAAAAGAAGATTTGGTTTTAGTAGAAACTAGCGGTTCTAAAAGACAAAAATTAACTGGACCAGCATACAAAAACTATGGTCCTTGGAGTAAATAAAAATACTTGTTCTTTATTGTAATTGTAAAGGCTGTTTAAAATAACTTTAGACAGCCTTTCTTTTTTATAAAAAGATTTAAAAAAATTGGTTATTTAAAAGCTAATTAGATCTCTTAAATCTCCTTCTCCATCACATAATCTTCCATCAAATAGCCTAATCCAATTTCAATATCAATTTCTTGAACGATTTTAAAACCCATTTTGTGATAAAAACCTATGGCTTTATTAAATCGATTGACGTTTAGTAGAAGACTTTTAGAGCCTTTATTAATAGCTCTTTTTTTAATATTTTCAACTAACAACTTCCCTATTCCTTTTCCTTGCGATTCAGGAAGCATATAGATTTTATGAATTTTAGTCTTAGCTGTTTTTTGATAGTTATTTTCGAAAGAAGCAAAACCCAAAACGAAATCATCTTCTTTTGCCAAAATAAATTCATGACCACTGGCGATATTGGTTTTTAAAGCTTCCTCTGAATAAAATGAATTCAACATATACTCCAATTGCGCCTCAGAGAGAATTTCACCATATGCTATAGGCCAAGTCTTACGAGCAATACTTGTAATATTGGGTAAATCTTCAATAGTTGCTTCAACAATATGTATCATGAATTATTCGTTAGTAAAAACTTTATTTTCTTGTTCGCTAACGCGAATAAAAGTCGTTCGTTTAGTTAATTCTTTGAGTCGGGATGCGCCTACATAAGTACAACTACTGCGCAATCCGCCCAAAATATCCCAAATAGTATTCACCACATCACCTTTAAAAGGAATTTTCAATGTTTTTCCTTCGCTGGCTCGGTATTCGGCAACTCCACCCACATGTTTGTTCATTGCCGTTGTCGAACTCATTCCGTAAAACTGCTTGAATTTTTTTCCGTCAATATCCAGAAGTTTACCACCACTTTCAGTATGTCCGGCGAGCATCCCTCCTAGCATTACAAAATCGGAACCTGCCCCAAAAGCTTTGGCAATATCGCCAGATGTGGTACATCCTCCATCACTAATGATATGCCCTCCTAAACCATGAGCAGCATCGGCACATTCAATAATAGCCGATAATTGTGGATAACCTACTCCTGTTTTAACTCAGGTAGTACAAACCGATCCAGGACCAATGCCTACCTTTATGATATCGGCACCTGCCAAAAGCAATTCTTCGACCATTTCGCCTGTCACCACATTACCTGCGATAATTACTTTATCAGGAAATTGCTTTCGGGTTTGTTTTAAAAAACTAACAAAATGTTCCGAATACCCATTAGCCACATCAATACAAATAAACTTCAACTCGGGATTAGCTGTAATGATTTCGATAACCTTTTTAAAGTCATTTTTACCCGTTCCTGTACTTACAGCAATATAATCATACATTTCTGGAGAAACTGTAGCAAGAAAAGCATTCCATTCCGCTACGGAATAATGTTTGTGAATGGCGGTAAACAATTTGTGTTTGGCTATTTCGGATGCCATTTCAAAAGTTCCCACAGTATCCATATTCGCCGCCATAATTGGAATGCCATTCCACTTTGTGGTACTGTGTAAAAACGTAAATTCTCTTTCTAAAGAAACTTGTGACCTGCTTTTTAACGTAGAACGTTTGGGTCTAATCATTACATCCTTGAAGCCTAATTTGAGATCGGTTTCTATTCGCATAATTATCACTTTTTTACGGGTTATCGGAAAATAACTTTTGTTTTTATTAAAAGTAATGAATTTTATACGAGAATTATGCAAAGAAAAAAGAGACTTATCAACGATATATTAACCGTGAATGGTTTCGTTCTTCCCATAATTAGTAATTATAGATTCTTCAAACTCTAACCATTCTCTCCAACGCTTTTCGACATCAATTCCTTCACCATATTTGCGGGCATAAGTGATAAAAGTAGTGTAATGACCTGCTTCACTTTCCATTAATTCTCTGTAAAAAACAGCCAACTCCTCGTCCTGAATATTTTCTGAAAGTACTTTGAAACGTTCGCAACTTCTGGCCTCAATCATTGCCGAAAAAAGTAATCTTTCTACCAAACCAGAAACGCGACTTCCAGTACTACTTCTTTTCATATATTGGTACAATTCATTTACATAGTCATCTTTACGTTCACGACCTAATTTTAAGCCTCTTTTGATGATGATATTATGTACCTGATCAAAATGGTCAATTTCTTCTTTGGCTAAAGCCAATAAATCTTTAACCAAATCTTGATGCTCTGAATTATTAACTATAATCGTCATGGCATTAGTAGCCGCTTTTTGCTCACACCAAGCATGATCGGTCAAAATTTCTTCTATATTTTTCTCAACAATATTTACCCATCTTGGGTCAGTTGGTAGTTGCAAACGTAAAACTCCCATTTTTTTTGGTTTAAGGTTTAAATTGTTTAAGGTTCAAAGTTATCTAAAATGAAAAAGGTTTAAAGTTCAAATAATGTGATACTTTTCAGTAAACCCAAAACTTAAAACTTTAAACCTTAAACTTTTTACCAAAGTTGATTAGAAAACGAAAATAGCTCTTTCGCTCATCATTTCGTTTACTTCTTCAGCAACTTCTTCGATAATATCTTCGTTAGTATGATTCATTAATACTTTATCAATCATTGCTACGATAGTTTCCATATCTTCTTCTACCAAACCACGAGTTGTGATTGCAGCAGTTCCTACTCGGATACCAGAAGTAACAAAAGGAGATTTATCATCAAAAGGAACCATGTTTTTATTTACAGTGATTTCTGCTTTTACTAATGCATTTTCAGCATCTTTTCCAGAAATTCCTTTGTTTCTTAAGTCAATTAACATCATGTGGTTATCAGTACCTCCAGAGATGATATCGTAGCCTCTTTTTACAAAAGCTTCAGCCATAGCTTTAGCATTTTTTTGTAATTGACGAGCATACGTAAAGAACTCATCTTGTAAAGCTTCACCAAAAGCTACCGCTTTTGCAGCGATGATATGCATTAATGGTCCACCTTGGTTTCCAGGGAAAACAGCTAAGTCTAATAAAGAAGACATCATTCTGATTTCTCCTTTTGGAGTAGTTAATCCCCATGGGTTTTCAAAATCTTTACCCATTAAGATTAGTCCTCCACGAGGTCC from Flavobacterium nitratireducens includes:
- a CDS encoding tRNA-(ms[2]io[6]A)-hydroxylase; the protein is MGVLRLQLPTDPRWVNIVEKNIEEILTDHAWCEQKAATNAMTIIVNNSEHQDLVKDLLALAKEEIDHFDQVHNIIIKRGLKLGRERKDDYVNELYQYMKRSSTGSRVSGLVERLLFSAMIEARSCERFKVLSENIQDEELAVFYRELMESEAGHYTTFITYARKYGEGIDVEKRWREWLEFEESIITNYGKNETIHG
- a CDS encoding GNAT family N-acetyltransferase is translated as MIHIVEATIEDLPNITSIARKTWPIAYGEILSEAQLEYMLNSFYSEEALKTNIASGHEFILAKEDDFVLGFASFENNYQKTAKTKIHKIYMLPESQGKGIGKLLVENIKKRAINKGSKSLLLNVNRFNKAIGFYHKMGFKIVQEIDIEIGLGYLMEDYVMEKEI
- a CDS encoding response regulator, translated to MKEIKLIIADDHELFRNGLAELLRKHDEIKIVQSVADGIEFMKLINSSCEADIVLLDITMPNMDGFEVLKELKNINANIKPIVISMHNDGNYIAKCAKMGAHGYLLKNTDESELILAIRSVSKGKKYFSAEISEKMINFMSNQSISENILSNKETEVLGLIAKGLTTKEIATKLFVSSRTIETHRANILKKLEVKNTAELIKKAAKMNLI